The sequence CCctcaaatgcattttttttggtACTTTAAGAAAGGCTATAAGTgctatcatccttctttttgcaAACAGCTTCTCTCCAAAGATGTCAACCTTCATTGAATATGTCCCTTTCTTTACTTATCATCAGCATCCTCTTCAAGAGAAGAATAGTGGGAGTAAAGAGGCCATTGTTACCACCCCTTTTCTTCCACCCTTAcctatttctccatttctaCTAGATGCTGAGAAACACAAAGAAGTGGATGTTGATATTTGTGATCATTTAGGTGTTGCTTCTGGTAAGGAGGAGGGAGTTGtgtacaaaagaatggaaaagaagACCTGCCAATAGTCCTCTTCGGATCCACATCTTGAGATCCACTCTCCTCAGTTAGGTAACCTTCCGCTTCCTTCTTAATTAGATCTTCCCATTGCTATtcgaaagggaaagagagtttgCATTAATCTCATAACCCAGTTTTTTTTATGATACTAACTCTCCTACAGGTATTGCCTTTACCATTGCCCTTTCCTCCATTTCCACtcccaaccatagttgtcaaggcatcgccaaGGCAGTTGGCGGTTTGCCTAGGGCCTAGGCAACTGTCACCTTATGTTTTGGCACATATTTATACCAAATAagtacttaagatattattcataaataagcgaATACCCATTAGTTGAATCCactaaaatagtttaaaaatcaaattccaaaatgataaaaagtcaacccctgagtccaagaacaaaaattagatttttagTTGTAGGGGcggtttcaacttttaaatgttggagattttctcaattatgaactttcataaattttatcatgataaaacattgctaaaaaccaaaagtccagtaaataatcttttgttttgatatccataaaattatttttattcaggcgattttaacagcatttgcACTCTTTAAACAAGTTTTGAGTAAAACacaactttgtcattacaactcagattgaaataatcttagacttgttggaaagttgaaTTTGTGTTATACGGTTATACCTAATAAAAAAGTctcatggaaaaataaaatcatttgactagtcaaacttattatagacaagagcatttctctaaagtttccttttctatagtttctattttcaatttcaaaaagtAGGAGTTTCTAATTAattaggtttttattttgttttccttaGCCAGCAAGTAGTTGCTTTTGATAAAGTTTATATTTTGTAATGCAACTTTATTTGGTAACTCTCCAATAGCCATAGAGAATTACGATTTTCTTGTAATtgcttttattataaataaaagcaagAGGTTGTGCACAACATCCAATGATTtgagatgaaaagaaaagagagtttTTCAGCAAACTAGTTGTGAGATGCAGAGACGGTGAGAGGCTAGTGCGACGGTGAAACGCCGTAGGTGAGAGACCCAGAACTGAGATAGTCTCAtaccccttctttttcttccctttcttctttattttattttatttttttatttgtcctTGAACCTTAAATTTATTGACTGCAGATCCTAAATTTATTGACTGCGGATCCTACTTaagattggatcacttgtgattcaatCATACATTAATTCGTATCAGAGCCTACCATGGTTAGCATCAAGTATCTCTGTAAGGAGGTGAAGCAATTATTTGACCGCGTGACCCTTCATGAGCAAGCGATTGAAGCTGAATTTGATCCCTGCTAACGTCCATCTCCAAAGGATGCAAACATGACAATCAAAGAACTTTTGAAGGTGGTAGAGCAAGAAATATATAGTCCTACCAAAGAAGTCTATATCGAAGATATCAAAGAAGAGATAGCTGAGATGACTATAGAGCACTAGGAAGAAGAATCCGATGAGATCAATACTGCACCAGAGTCTAAAGAGGTGGAACATGTGATGGAGGAAATTTCTGTGGAAGTGGTGGTCATGACAAATCAAATATTAATGATGATTACCTCTGTTCATTATGCCGCCTAAATTTTTCAAAGAACAAGAGCCATGACTCCAAGACTTCGTTCCAAACACCAATGTTTGAGCTGAAACTGGATGTGCATCATGCCAAGATTGTCCTCAAACTATACAAAACTCAAggtcgagtttttttttttttttaagacaggGCGAGTTAATGCATATCAAAGACTGAAAGAGAGGAtagaatcaaattccaaaaaaacaaaaaaaaaatcttcacatGAACAGTCTTTCACCCTTTTCTTTAGATGAATAGCTTTTGTGGGCCCTTTTAGTGGAGAAATGGTGGTTCTTTGATGGAGAGAGAACTTTTTTATGGCTAACAAGGGTGTCCGGACCTTTGGCCCTACTAATACCCTGGACACACATGTACACCCCCACATAGATGGAGAGAGAACTTACTATATTGTTTACATGCTATTTCTGAAGTTTCCTTTTCTatggtttctattttcagttttagaaagtaggagtttctaatttcttaggTTTCTATATTTCTTTTCCTTGGCCAGTAAGTAGTTGTTTCTTATggaatttctatttcttccttCTGTTGTGTGATTATTGGTTATTAATCCTTGATATTGttaaaaaactgatgttgcACAACATTGGCCCCATAGGAGAATCAAAATACAATTCAAAGCAGACTTTACTAAAGAAGATCCACTGGGGCCAAGTTCAATAACTAGCTCAATATGATCAGTCAGCCAGGAATGCAGTATAGGCACATCTAAACCTGACAATAACATATCAAGTTTTGCAAATCTCAATGGAGTTCCCAAAGTTCTAAAGCTCAAGATCCAGATCATCCCTGATCCAACCCTATCCTTAATGCACATGATGGTCAGTCTGACTATTGGTATCGGAATAACTGTATCAGCCACAACCAATCTGAGATTGATCTGACATCGAACTTAAAACCATGGGATTACTTGACACTTGTCAAGCAGACGAACTGGATACAGATATTGATGGAACTTTACAACCCAATTACACAAAACCCAACAGACATGATTTCACGCtcaaatatttgatttgataaaTTAAAGGGCCAAGAAGTGAGTCCAGCTATGAGCACAGTCCTCATTAAAATGAAAgtaattttcaactttttaaaCTTTAGATAAATAATTTTCTTATAAACAAGGATAATAGTCTTAACCTGCTTTGGCCACAGATGTAGGTATTCTACGATAAGGTAGATCTCAAATCAGATCCAGCAAGAAAAGCATCCAGAATCCCAGATCTTCCAACTTGATTCCTAATGCTCTCAAATACACAGGAAACTAGATATGGTGGAGGAGAGATGATCCTTACTCTTAAATTTGGCTAAGCCTTACCCCACCATTTGGCATCTCCAACAATCATTTCAAACACAACACCAATCCATCATTGTAACCATGCATCAAGATTTTTTCGTTTTGATGAACAAAAATGCTTCATGCTTCCTCATTCCAATTCAGATGAACCCAAATCAGATCCACTGTCAAACAGCAAGTGCAAAGACAGATTTCCCAATAATTCATGTTATGTTGACATTGCTGGTGCGTAGAATCTCCTGTTAAGATTTAGAGAATACCCCATCAATCGCTATCCAACTGCACCCAGCTGTTTTGGCCAGTCCCAGTCTCCTCATCCAATTCCTGACTTTAGCAACATCACCCCACATATTAGCTCTGGCGTAAATGCTAGATAGCAAAACATAGTTACCAGGATTTGCAGGCTCGATCTTAAAAAGTTCTGTTGCAGcaatttttccaatttcaaCATTGCAACAAGTCCTGCATGCTGCTAGCAAAGCCCCCCATACCCCAGCGTGAGGTTCCACTTTCATCACTTTTATCAGCTCATAAGCCTTTTGGACAAGTCCAGCACGGCCTAGAAGGTCAACCATGCAAGCATAGTGATCAACCGATGGCTCTATTCTGTAGTATTGAGTCATGCAACTGAAGTATTGGCAGCCTACATCTAACAGTCCAGCATGATTGCATGCAGTTAAAACACCCACAAATGTCACGGCATCTGGTTGCAAACCATGAAGCACCAACTGTGAGAAAAGTTTCAGGGCATCTTCTGCATGCCCATGGTTGGCAAAACCTGCAATCATTGCATTGTATGACACTAAGTCCTTAAAGGGCATCTCACAAAACATTTGATGGGCTTTATCCACTCTCCCACATTTGGCATACATGTCAATGAAGGCATTGAATACATAGACATTCAATACGACACCACCTTTGTTCTTTACATAGTCATGTATTTGTGTTGCAGTTTCTAAAGCCCCGATATGTCCACAGACAGAAATAATGACAGCAATTGTTACTTGATCAGGTTTGACATTCTTCAGCTGCATTTCATTGAAGAGTGCTAGAGCTCTATGCCAATCCCCACTTTGAGAATAACCCATGATCAATGCATTCCAAGAAGATACATCTCTCTCAGGCATCAAATCAAAAAGCTCCTGTGCAGCTAGCATATTTCCATGGTTACTGTAACCAGAGATCATGGCAGTCCATGAAATACAATCCCTTTTGTCCATCTTGTCGAAGATTTTTTGGGCAGCTTCAACATATCCAGCCTTGGCATAGCACAAGATCATAGCATTGCATACCACAATATTTCTCTCACGTATTGTTTCAAATAGATACGTTGCTGACTTAATGCAACCAAACTTACCATACATGTCCATCTGTGTTGTCTGCACATAGGGGTCAGAGTTCAGACCCAGTTTAATGGAATGACCATGGATTTGGCTGCCTACTTGAATAGCCAAAAGAAAGGAACACACTTTTAGGACGGATGAAAGGGTAAAACTGTTGGGTCTGACCATGTGCCTTTGCATCTTCTTGTAAATAAGAATAGCTTCAACTGTGTCCTGAGACTGCTGCCCTGCATAAGCAGCAATCATGGCAGTCCACAGAAACACATTTGCTGTGCCCAAGAAACAATCAAAAATCCTGCGTGCATAATTGATATCCCCCATTACTTTAGTGCACAAAGATATAAGCTTGACAGAGAAATAATTTTCACGGTGGAGCCCACTAGTGATTATGGGAGCATGGACCTGCTTCAATGACCTCATAGATGTGCATTTCTGGAGGTGCGCAGAAATTATTTCTACAGTTTCTGCTGTCCTAGAGATCAGTTCCGAAGGTATGTGCTTCATCTACATATATCACCGAAAAAACCTTGTGCCAATATAATTCTCCAAAATGGAATTCAGAAGAGAATCATTCTCTTTAAGAAGAATGGAAGATATAATCCAACGCACTAGATGCATCCATCCTAGCAATGTACTCTGAACAGACCTGGGTGATAAAGACAGCATAAGTAATCAGTTGCATAAAATGCATCTGCTGGAGATCAAAAGCAGAAGCATCCACCGGCAATCACATATTGAGAGAATTAATCTACAGTAGAAATAGTTAATTCCAAGTGTTGTTCAGAAATAGTAACTGCTCGTCCAGAAGAACGCAATGGGAGTCATAATCCAAAGCACTTAGATGCCCATGAAATAGTTTGAAAGAGCACATCATAAGCTATCAATACATGACATATCATACATAAACTGAAGATCACCATAATAAAAATCTTGatgttaaataaaaatcttgatGAACATAACTTAGATTTGCACAGCCACATGAAGCCTTGAGGCATTGTCCACACTTCCCTCTAGATGCCCAGATAAGAATGTGAACGAATTCAGGAATATTAGCAGCAGAAAGGAAACTTTTAGTTTCCAAAGTCCAAAAGGTGGAAGTGGAGAAGAAAAATTCAACACGCTAACCAATGCTTAAGGTTTAGCTATAGTGAAATAAAATATCACTTTTCAGTTTTAGATCAAAGTTGTATTGTGTAAAACTTTTTCCTTGATAAGTCAAAATCTTATCATAAAAGAAACCCACTGAACCCAAGACCCATACAAACGAAGGCAACAAACCATACACAAAGTCCTGCTAGTTACTAGGTCTATGCTGTATATCCTCATCTTTAATTCTTTACAATGTGAAACTGAAAAAATATGATCCTTTACCTGTTAGAACTCCGAATTCTGATAAGATAGTTCAGATCCATCTGGGTTCCCTTAACCATTTTAAGAAGTAATTGTCTTATTAACACCCCTTAAGGTGTTAAATaatttgtcaaatttttttttgccctcTTTTATcatacttttttgtttttgtaaggGTAAAACccatcatttcacatgtgtatctgaaaaaacaattttttcgctaaaaggtcatttatattaaaataaaaaggggaaaaaataataCAACAAACTGGACTAGGCCGGACACTCAAACTCCTACAACTAAgctaaaccccccccccaaccttcggcattgccatcagtagaagGGCCTAGCCCGCtatcaaaaataagaaaaaacattaCTCTGAAATTTGAAATCTGGGCCTTCGAAGAGCATCATGAAGCAGTTCTTCTTTCATAGAAGAAGGCCAATCTACTGTAATGGAAGTAATCTCCAACCTTGCCGCTGACTTGGCCAGGAAATCAGTTATTCAGCCAAAGGATTCGCTTCTGTAAAACAGTGAGACACTTTCGATTTGATAGAGTATAGGTAAGCTTGGAGGGCAGTCCACTGTTTCCTTACAAGCCAAAGAACTACACTCaaagaaatcagaagaaaaacaGTAgctgaatcacattcaatccacacCTTATGAAAATCATGCTGCTTTGCTGCCTCAAGCGCAAAAATGAGAGCACAGATTCAGCTTCAAAGTTCTTCTTAATGCCAAGAAAAACTCTAAAAGAGTACATCACACCTGCTTGCTGATCAGGAAAACTTCCTCCTGCACCAGCTTTACCCAGATTACCCAAAGAACATCCATCCACATTGATTTTTACCCAACCAAGGTAGGGGAGGACACCAAAAAACTTCAATAGTCTCCCGGTTATGTTTCTTCGATGTTTGAAAAAACATGAGACAATGACAAGTTTTGAAAATGACATAATGGTAAGTCAgtttcaaataattttgaaaaccctCTTTTACTCTTAACTTAAAAACTTTTAGGAATAAGATAAACTGCAGTCAAAAGAAGGTTAGATGTTCTAATCCAACCATAGATGTGTCATCGAGAAATCCCCCCTCTCCAGAAAATAAAACACCTTTCCTTTTTCCTCAAGCCGTATAACCCAGGCGccaacaactgcctagcgcagTTGGCTTGATACTGCTCGCCGAAGCAGCCTTCCGTCAGGCATGTCTAGAGTTCAAATCCCCCCTCTTTCCCTGGTCCCCCTTCCTTGAGTTGGGAAGTCACCTCATCCTATTTGGCCCATAGGCCCTTGATAGGgattgtcccaaaaaaaaaaaaaagtataacccAAGCCACAACTGCCTAGCTTAAAACCCAAATTTCCACCCTCAACTGTCATAGGCATTGGATAGCCGACGAGATTAACACCTTTTACCCTACTATTCTTTAAGAACTATATTTTAGTTAGGGGAAAAAGAATGATGTCCGGTCGCATGCAGCCTGTACCTAACCCCGCACTGGTGCAAGAGCCATGCGACCGAAcagcattcttcttccctttagTTGCATTGTTCTTTTGGGAATGTTCCACTACTCAATTCAAGGGTATTAATGTCTCATGGCGTACAAGTCCCAGCTGAGTTTCTCAGCCCAAGGCTCCTCTCAGGAGAGTTAGAAGGTCAAATTCTGAGGCTTGTCATCTCACTAGTCTATGGTGGTTCCTGCATAAATGTTGGAGTAAAGGTGCATAAAAAAAACTTCTGACCAGGTTATCATATTAAATTTACACCAGCTCCGAAAGTTGAAGCGAGATAATACTTCACGAATCaggggttttagggtttgagaatctcttttatttatttatttattgatttttgttatttttggcAGTTGCGTTTAGGAAACATATCAAGTTTAAGTGGAGATCTTTGTCATCCAAGAAAGTTCTAGTAAGAGTCATATTAGAGAAATAGAAAAACGTTTAAGTATCAACTAAATCAGTGGTGGCGGGCTTTTTGCTGCTGTATACCGCTATTCACAAATACCTCTAACCCAAGTTGTGGTTGCTTATCTAGTTTTCAATGCGGAGTTGTGTGTTGCATATCAAGTTTTCAATGCGGAGTTGTGTGGTTCGATTTGTTACATTCGTGCTTAGTGGGGCTATCAAGAATTCATTACCTCATTAATCTTTTTATAAAAGcaggttgggtgatggattgtcttggggtggacgtaatgcatgtaAACTTTGGCTTTACCAATCTATATGGCACACCAGGTAAACagccggtaccttattatagtatAACGTTATAAGCATGTGTCTGATTTGTAATGGTGCGTCAGGTTGACagccggcacttattataattatccATAGCCATCAATCATTTTTCATGGATCCTCGGCTCGttcttgcttggaatctccatgtagaaaccccattaaattgggataaggttttggttgttgatgttgttgagaaaagttcaatttctattttctgtttcatCTCCAAAAATAAGAACATTACCAAGTACTAAGACTATGACACATTGTCACAAGGCACCTCTGAAAGCCCTAGCAGTATCAGGGAcattgagaagatgaagaagataaaTTTACAAACGAAGCCACCGTGATGAAATGAAGTTTGGAACCAGCCCCGTTCTAATAATACATAAACTTTCATCATGACATAAGTTGAACAAAAATTTAAagatagaaaaaagagagaggaaggaaaataACTAAATGTTTGAGACCcgcaactaggggtgtcaaaaaagcccggTCAACCCGAACTAGCTCTAGCCCGCCCTAGCCCGCCCTGAGCCTGAACAgggcttgggttgagatttcagcccatagggtgggttagggttgagattttcaggcccaagacagggttgggttaggcctGGGTTGgcgttgaggtctcaacccaacccaatccaatccaacccaacccaaccatatatattaagtatataatcatacaaatatgttaataattattaatgggtacttataaaaaaaaagtctttcgttttccacaatctacacatatacAAAAACTTTAGTCTTTGGCCTCTGCAATGCATTAGGAACAAATAACCAAGTGATagatagtattgggttggactAGATTAGGTTAAACACAGCCCAATCAGGGTCCATTAgagctgggttgggttgggttgggttgggttgggttgggttgggttaggctaAACCCAACAGgggctgggcctgggttgagataTTCCAGCCGGACCTAGGGCTGGGCTGGGTATTTCCATTGACACCCATACCCGCAACTGCCATCATCTTAAAGGCAACCTAGTCATTTAAcaggtagaaatcgtctgaaattctgaTCTCctacaattccatacaattccaccctaaacgGTTGACACGTGTCAGCCGTTTAggtagggtggaattgtatggaattgtagAGATcaaatttcagacgatttctaccccatTTAACAacgagaagaagggaaaaataataGGAAGGGGATTTGAACAACCTTGGATGTTCAGATGTATCTGATCTCAGACGTCCTCGGCACTAAATTGACAATCTACAGCTGAATCGCTAGTCCTCAAAAGCCACCGTTTGTTCGAAGACCACTTCAACGGTTTGTCGTCCAAGAGGAGGATAGGACTGTGCCCAGGGTTGGGGGTTGATACGGTGGTTACTGGAAAGACTCGAAATCGAGACCTAAGCCCAGGACTTGGGACCGAGATCCTCTGTTATTCTCCCATCTTGCAATTCTTTGCTTTTCTTCCATCTTGCAATTCTTTGCTTTTCTACCTTTAAAGCATGACATGTGGCGCTGTTGAGGTAGATGGCTCAGATTCAGAGATAGAAGACATCCCTCCAAAATGGATCTGGATCTCATATAACTCGATCCATATGTCCCTTCTTC is a genomic window of Macadamia integrifolia cultivar HAES 741 chromosome 13, SCU_Mint_v3, whole genome shotgun sequence containing:
- the LOC122059531 gene encoding pentatricopeptide repeat-containing protein At3g29230-like isoform X1, producing the protein MKHIPSELISRTAETVEIISAHLQKCTSMRSLKQVHAPIITSGLHRENYFSVKLISLCTKVMGDINYARRIFDCFLGTANVFLWTAMIAAYAGQQSQDTVEAILIYKKMQRHMVRPNSFTLSSVLKVCSFLLAIQVGSQIHGHSIKLGLNSDPYVQTTQMDMYGKFGCIKSATYLFETIRERNIVVCNAMILCYAKAGYVEAAQKIFDKMDKRDCISWTAMISGYSNHGNMLAAQELFDLMPERDVSSWNALIMGYSQSGDWHRALALFNEMQLKNVKPDQVTIAVIISVCGHIGALETATQIHDYVKNKGGVVLNVYVFNAFIDMYAKCGRVDKAHQMFCEMPFKDLVSYNAMIAGFANHGHAEDALKLFSQLVLHGLQPDAVTFVGVLTACNHAGLLDVGCQYFSCMTQYYRIEPSVDHYACMVDLLGRAGLVQKAYELIKVMKVEPHAGVWGALLAACRTCCNVEIGKIAATELFKIEPANPGNYVLLSSIYARANMWGDVAKVRNWMRRLGLAKTAGCSWIAIDGVFSKS
- the LOC122059531 gene encoding pentatricopeptide repeat-containing protein At3g29230-like isoform X2: MIAAYAGQQSQDTVEAILIYKKMQRHMVRPNSFTLSSVLKVCSFLLAIQVGSQIHGHSIKLGLNSDPYVQTTQMDMYGKFGCIKSATYLFETIRERNIVVCNAMILCYAKAGYVEAAQKIFDKMDKRDCISWTAMISGYSNHGNMLAAQELFDLMPERDVSSWNALIMGYSQSGDWHRALALFNEMQLKNVKPDQVTIAVIISVCGHIGALETATQIHDYVKNKGGVVLNVYVFNAFIDMYAKCGRVDKAHQMFCEMPFKDLVSYNAMIAGFANHGHAEDALKLFSQLVLHGLQPDAVTFVGVLTACNHAGLLDVGCQYFSCMTQYYRIEPSVDHYACMVDLLGRAGLVQKAYELIKVMKVEPHAGVWGALLAACRTCCNVEIGKIAATELFKIEPANPGNYVLLSSIYARANMWGDVAKVRNWMRRLGLAKTAGCSWIAIDGVFSKS